A genomic segment from Juglans regia cultivar Chandler chromosome 14, Walnut 2.0, whole genome shotgun sequence encodes:
- the LOC109008527 gene encoding uncharacterized protein LOC109008527 → MGGDAIIPPTSTSEEDSSSLEQDFSQVPSQAPTFLRDNISMKVEDGTDNADSLMVFKEFDEVCSQFSPASLNFEARRRNSCYREVLQSYNELRIRSENLKETKSKILSYTPGAWIENVGGLQLADYDVPKTTSLILIGPKGSGKSSLVNKISKVFDEDKFASERAQVSYTSVVDGTHFLQEYMIPKGSMSFCLFDTRSLSDDSSENTETLKRWMTKGVCHGDPVVRDSDIASLRTGMKGKARWNIFLSREVRMVNSVIVVVNGISVLKSMDSNDESDLKYTQTIAAAFSCPYLSFKDDKPVVVVTHGDLLSLSDRARIRVYLGELLGIPPAKQIFDIPESSDPVTDLTIIDMLRFSLERADKNLPRKSWIMKKVRTLSPSACMLILITLGIVIISAYAHHAHIHHVHRGKAHRKAHKRSPKQEINWHAIRHLWLE, encoded by the exons atgGGTGGTGATGCGATCATCCCTCCTACTTCTACTTCTG AGGAAGATTCGTCCTCGCTGGAGCAAGACTTCTCACAAGTGCCATCACAAGCCCCTACTTTTCTTAG GGATAATATAAGCATGAAGGTTGAGGATGGAACTGACAACGCAGACAGTTTGATGGTTTTTAAGGAATTTGACGAAGTTTGCAGTCAGTTTTCTCCCGCATCTTTGAATTTTGAGGCCAGGAGAAGAAACAGTTGTTATAGAGAAGTCCTGCAGAGTTATAATGAATTGAGGATTCGTAGCGAGAATTTGAAAGAGACGAAGAGCAAAATCTTGAG CTACACACCTGGAGCATGGATTGAGAACGTGGGTGGCTTGCAATTGGCTGATTATGATGTCCCAAAGACAACCTCACTCATATTAATTGGTCCTAAAGGATCTGGGAAAAGCAGTCTTGTAAATAAGATCTCCAAGGTGTTTGACGAAGATAAGTTTGCATCAGAAAGAGCACAAGTATCAT ATACATCTGTCGTGGATGGGACCCACTTCCTTCAGGAATATATGATTCCAAAAGGCTCCAtgtctttttgtctttttgacACACGCAGTTTGTCTGATGATTCATCTGAGAACACTGAAACACTAAAGCGGTGGATGACAAAGGGTGTTTGTCATGGGGATCCAGTTGTCAG GGATTCTGATATTGCAAGTTTAAGAACCGGTATGAAGGGCAAAGCTCGCTGGAACATTTTCCTGTCAAGGGAGGTCAGAATGGTCAACTCTGTCATAGTTGTTGTTAATGGAATTTCTGTTTTGAAATCAATGGATAGTAATGATGAGTCAGACTTGAAGTATACCCAGACTATTGCTGCAGCATTTAGCTGCCCATACTTGTCATTCAAAG ATGACAAGCCTGTTGTTGTTGTTACCCATGGTGATCTACTTTCGCTGTCAGACCGTGCTCGCATCCGTGTCTATTTGGGAGAGTTGCTGGGTATTCCACCTGCGAAACAGATTTTTGACATTCCAG AAAGCTCTGATCCAGTTACTGATTTGACAATAATTGACATGCTACGCTTTTCCCTTGAGCGCGCTGATAAGAATCTTCCTCGTAAGAGCTGGATTATGAAAAAG GTTCGGACACTATCTCCATCTGCATGTATGTTGATATTAATAACCCTGGGGATTGTCATCATCTCAGCTTATGCGCACCATGCGCATATTCACCATGTCCATCGAGGAAAGGCTCATCGAAAAGCTCACAAACGTTCTCctaaacaagaaataaattgGCATGCAATTCGGCACTTGTGGTTGGAGTAG
- the LOC109008529 gene encoding regulator of nonsense transcripts 3B isoform X1 has product MSLFPFQLRLLTPPLLVLYEFSILPLIGFLFQEKREEKKHKKDKDSVKREGKKEKERSKEKHSNKKDRKEKHRDKERGCEKEKYRTLDEKSIAGQPKCYIGEKLVHNLQNVEIKDSKYVQELARRIRDEEKATESQAVQKITVAGQRKSGFPDRVVESNIAFQPEEKEKTEDEKENGRKANGQRNYVDTRSLENGIGGKCYVMDDKRNEGIVKPMEKDAEKPKKRKEKNKHRESDGKGDKPQDKDQENKSKSKDKDRAKEKKEEKVKEINEHSKQQPKLNKSGKESLNTCNAKQLEFSGMNGNSSFSEGNFGKRKELDKNGLTLDNGIRPHKLPRPVCFSHTVMENGRKLEACQTASRVTCGKQVIANNFLLDIKEHRANGLVGLQRPNALSTMTSSTLTVYENGEASAKPPFVGRQTLNACSTRPTSPRVQVYDNGEASTKPPHLDSKYLIQILSVPKMEEWSDIDGQEWLFSSTCVQSKKPEAGSPQVERTRHVWAEALQIESADVYALPYVIPF; this is encoded by the exons ATGAGTCTGTTTCCCTTTCAGTTGAGACTCCTTACCCCACCCTTGTTAGTTCTGTATGAATTTTCCATTTTGCCCCTAATTGGGTTTTTGTTTCAGGAGAAGCGAGAggagaaaaaacacaaaaaggaTAAGGACAGTGTAAAGAGGGAAGGtaaaaaggagaaagagagaagtaaGGAAAAACATAGCAACAAGAAAGACCGAAAGGAAAAACACAGAGACAAGGAGAGGGgttgtgaaaaagaaaaataccgAACCTTGGATGAGAAGAGCATTGCAGGGCAGCCAAAGTGCTATATAGGAGAGAAGCTTGTTCACAATCTGCAGAATGTTGAGATTAAGGATTCTAAATACGTTCAGGAGTTGGCCAGGAGAATCAGGGATGAAGAAAAGGCAACTGAAAGCCAAGCAGTTCAGAAGATTACGGTAGCAGGTCAAAGGAAATCTGGATTTCCTGATAGGGTGGTGGAGAGCAATATTGCCTTTCAAccggaagaaaaagagaaaactgaggatgagaaagaaaatggtaGGAAGGCCAATGGACAAAGAAACTATGTTGATACAAGAAGTTTGGAGAATGGGATTGGTGGAAAGTGCTATGTTATGGATgacaaaagaaatgaaggaatTGTTAAGCCAATGGAGAAGGATGCTGAGAAgccaaagaaaaggaaagagaagaaCAAACACAGGGAAAGTGATGGTAAGGGTGATAAACCCCAGGATaaagatcaagaaaataaaagcaaatcAAAGGATAAAGACAGagctaaagaaaagaaagaggagaaaGTGAAGGAGATAAATGAACACAGTAAACAGCAGCCTAAATTAAACAAAAGCGGCAAGGAGTCCCTTAATACTTGCAATGCTAAGCAATTAGAATTTTCAGGAATGAACGGCAACAGTTCTTTTAGTGAGGGAAATTTTGGAAAACGTAAGGAGCTTGACAAAAATGGACTTACACTTG ACAATGGAATTCGGCCTCATAAGTTGCCGAGACCTGTCTGCTTCTCTCATACTGTCAtggaaaatggaagaaaattggAAGCATGCCAAACTGCCAGTCGGGTAACATGTGGGAAGCAGGTCATTGCCAATAATTTTCTACTGGACATCAAGGAGCACAGGGCTAATGGTTTGGTAGGTCTGCAAAGACCAAATGCACTTTCAACGATGACTTCCTCCACTTTAACAGTCTATGAGAATGGTGAAGCATCTGCAAAACCACCATTCGTTGGGAGGCAAACACTGAATGCGTGCTCAACAAGGCCTACATCTCCTCGTGTACAAGTTTATGATAATGGTGAAGCATCTACAAAACCACCACATCTTGACTCCAAGTACCTAATTCAGATACTTTCTGTGCCAAAAATGGAAGAGTGGTCTGATATTGATGGACAGGAATGGTTGTTTAGCAGCACTTGTGTGCAGTCAAAGAAACCCGAAGCGGGTTCTCCTCAGGTTGAAAGGACACGACATGTGTGGGCAGAAGCTTTGCAGATAGAGTCTGCTGATGTTTATGCTCTGCCCTATGTCATTCCATTTTAA
- the LOC109008529 gene encoding myb-like protein X isoform X2, with amino-acid sequence MSRCFPFPPPGYEKRARIDDTDLLTKEKREEKKHKKDKDSVKREGKKEKERSKEKHSNKKDRKEKHRDKERGCEKEKYRTLDEKSIAGQPKCYIGEKLVHNLQNVEIKDSKYVQELARRIRDEEKATESQAVQKITVAGQRKSGFPDRVVESNIAFQPEEKEKTEDEKENGRKANGQRNYVDTRSLENGIGGKCYVMDDKRNEGIVKPMEKDAEKPKKRKEKNKHRESDGKGDKPQDKDQENKSKSKDKDRAKEKKEEKVKEINEHSKQQPKLNKSGKESLNTCNAKQLEFSGMNGNSSFSEGNFGKRKELDKNGLTLDNGIRPHKLPRPVCFSHTVMENGRKLEACQTASRVTCGKQVIANNFLLDIKEHRANGLVGLQRPNALSTMTSSTLTVYENGEASAKPPFVGRQTLNACSTRPTSPRVQVYDNGEASTKPPHLDSKYLIQILSVPKMEEWSDIDGQEWLFSSTCVQSKKPEAGSPQVERTRHVWAEALQIESADVYALPYVIPF; translated from the exons GAGAAGCGAGAggagaaaaaacacaaaaaggaTAAGGACAGTGTAAAGAGGGAAGGtaaaaaggagaaagagagaagtaaGGAAAAACATAGCAACAAGAAAGACCGAAAGGAAAAACACAGAGACAAGGAGAGGGgttgtgaaaaagaaaaataccgAACCTTGGATGAGAAGAGCATTGCAGGGCAGCCAAAGTGCTATATAGGAGAGAAGCTTGTTCACAATCTGCAGAATGTTGAGATTAAGGATTCTAAATACGTTCAGGAGTTGGCCAGGAGAATCAGGGATGAAGAAAAGGCAACTGAAAGCCAAGCAGTTCAGAAGATTACGGTAGCAGGTCAAAGGAAATCTGGATTTCCTGATAGGGTGGTGGAGAGCAATATTGCCTTTCAAccggaagaaaaagagaaaactgaggatgagaaagaaaatggtaGGAAGGCCAATGGACAAAGAAACTATGTTGATACAAGAAGTTTGGAGAATGGGATTGGTGGAAAGTGCTATGTTATGGATgacaaaagaaatgaaggaatTGTTAAGCCAATGGAGAAGGATGCTGAGAAgccaaagaaaaggaaagagaagaaCAAACACAGGGAAAGTGATGGTAAGGGTGATAAACCCCAGGATaaagatcaagaaaataaaagcaaatcAAAGGATAAAGACAGagctaaagaaaagaaagaggagaaaGTGAAGGAGATAAATGAACACAGTAAACAGCAGCCTAAATTAAACAAAAGCGGCAAGGAGTCCCTTAATACTTGCAATGCTAAGCAATTAGAATTTTCAGGAATGAACGGCAACAGTTCTTTTAGTGAGGGAAATTTTGGAAAACGTAAGGAGCTTGACAAAAATGGACTTACACTTG ACAATGGAATTCGGCCTCATAAGTTGCCGAGACCTGTCTGCTTCTCTCATACTGTCAtggaaaatggaagaaaattggAAGCATGCCAAACTGCCAGTCGGGTAACATGTGGGAAGCAGGTCATTGCCAATAATTTTCTACTGGACATCAAGGAGCACAGGGCTAATGGTTTGGTAGGTCTGCAAAGACCAAATGCACTTTCAACGATGACTTCCTCCACTTTAACAGTCTATGAGAATGGTGAAGCATCTGCAAAACCACCATTCGTTGGGAGGCAAACACTGAATGCGTGCTCAACAAGGCCTACATCTCCTCGTGTACAAGTTTATGATAATGGTGAAGCATCTACAAAACCACCACATCTTGACTCCAAGTACCTAATTCAGATACTTTCTGTGCCAAAAATGGAAGAGTGGTCTGATATTGATGGACAGGAATGGTTGTTTAGCAGCACTTGTGTGCAGTCAAAGAAACCCGAAGCGGGTTCTCCTCAGGTTGAAAGGACACGACATGTGTGGGCAGAAGCTTTGCAGATAGAGTCTGCTGATGTTTATGCTCTGCCCTATGTCATTCCATTTTAA
- the LOC109008526 gene encoding GTP cyclohydrolase 1-like, translated as MGALEEGHFDVELENEVKLGCTELGFEAEPETIDIEDAVKVLLRGLGEDVNREGLRKTPLRVAKALREGTRGYRQKVNEIVQGALFPEAGLDSGVGHAGGVGGLVIVRDLDLFSYCESCLLPFQVKCHVGYVPSGQRVVGLSKLSRVADVFGKRLQDPQRLANEICSALHHAIKPAGVAVILQCFHINFPNMGSVFLESNRQGWVTVQVCSGSGVFENECAEIWGDFLSLLKYRGIDMEKDHRRDSHDQCWCPSQSSSGEKPSSDNGPANPAMVTAVASILRSLGEDPLRKELLATPCRFVKWLVNFQNSNLEMKQNGFAGGRMDLRTPHGEVTRYKKQIHSELNLSFWSQCEHHLLPFHGVVHIGYLSTEGFNPIAKSRLQSIVHFYGFKLQVQERLTRQIAESVSSLLGGDVMVVVEANHTCMISRGIEKFGSSTATIAEMGLFSTDPAARAIFLQSIPNTSTPVGR; from the exons ATGGGCGCTTTGGAAGAGGGACACTTCGACGTGGAGCTTGAGAATGAAGTGAAACTGGGTTGTACTGAGCTGGGATTTGAAGCAGAGCCGGAGACTATAGACATTGAGGATGCTGTGAAAGTTCTGTTGCGGGGTTTAGGAGAGGATGTTAACAGGGAAGGTCTCAGGAAGACCCCTCTTCGCGTCGCCAAGGCCCTTAGAGAAGGAACCAGAG gttatcGACAAAAGGTGAACGAAATTGTCCAAGGTGCTTTATTCCCCGAAGCTGGTCTGGATAGTGGAGTTGGTCATGCTGGAGGTGTGGGTGGACTTGTGATTGTTCGAGATCTTGACCTCTTCTCATACTGTGAGTCATGCTTGCTTCCATTTCAGGTGAAGTGCCATGTGGGTTATGTCCCTTCTGGTCAACGAGTGGTTGGCTTAAGTAAGCTTTCCCGAGTAGCTGATGTATTTGGAAAACGCCTCCAAGACCCACAGCGTCTGGCAAATGAAATTTGTTCAGCATTGCACCATGCCATCAAACCAGCAGGTGTTGCTGTCATTCTCCAATGTTTTCACATCAATTTCCCTAACATGGGATCTGTCTTTCTTGAGTCCAATCGCCAAGGATGGGTAACGGTTCAGGTTTGTTCAGGTTCAGgggtttttgaaaatgagtgtGCAGAAATTTGGGGTGATTTTTTGAGTCTTCTGAAATATCGAGGCATAGATATGGAGAAAGATCATAGAAGAGATTCACACGATCAATGTTGGTGCCCATCACAATCTTCCTCAGGTGAGAAACCTTCCTCTGACAATGGACCGGCCAATCCAGCCATGGTTACTGCAGTAGCTTCAATTCTCAGGTCTCTGGGCGAGGATCCATTGAGGAAAGAGCTTTTAGCAACTCCTTGTCGTTTTGTGAAGTGGCTAGTGAACTTCCAAAATAGTAATTTGGAGATGAAGCAGAACGGCTTTGCTGGTGGTAGGATGGATCTTCGTACACCCCATGGAGAAGTAACCCGGTATAAAAAGCAGATCCATTCTGAGTTGAATTTGTCGTTTTGGTCTCAGTGTGAGCATCATTTGCTTCCTTTTCATGGTGTGGTGCATATTGGATACCTCAGTACCGAAGGATTCAATCCCATTGCAAAATCCCGGTTACAGTCGATAGTACATTTTTATGGCTTCAAACTCCAAGTACAGGAAAGACTCACCAGGCAGATTGCAGAGAGCGTTTCATCGCTGTTAGGTGGAGATGTAATGGTAGTTGTGGAGGCTAACCACACCTGTATGATATCTAGAGGGATTGAGAAGTTTGGAAGTAGTACGGCTACAATTGCTGAAATGGGCCTATTTTCAACTGATCCTGCTGCGAGGGCTATATTTTTACAGAGCATTCCAAACACTTCTACACCTGTAGGACGATGA